From the Leptospirales bacterium genome, one window contains:
- a CDS encoding cell division protein FtsQ/DivIB, with product MKLSWPEQGQIAAGGIDAAEAPGADLSAQQPEILPVAAPAQAPRWRLATMPRDQLLWIVLALLAALIIALGIFLLWRGELQSRAVRSIVVEGAGRFSSTEILALSTLRSGAPIDDQTIAAAEARLRLHPALLDVRIERRGEDLAIVVHERQCAALVKPGSEDALIFEIDPEGVILAENRLRCPDAPLLSGPFRRQGERFDDPQLKQLLADLSAVRSAYPDLARRISEIRLRPEGGAALYLSRSRVRVELPATFGDALTLGKLYAAVSYLERRGLQQGAIDLRGADAVISAGP from the coding sequence ATGAAGCTCTCCTGGCCAGAGCAGGGCCAAATCGCGGCCGGAGGCATAGACGCAGCAGAAGCGCCTGGCGCGGATCTTTCAGCGCAGCAGCCGGAGATTTTGCCAGTGGCAGCGCCGGCGCAAGCGCCGCGTTGGCGCCTTGCGACCATGCCCCGCGATCAGTTGCTCTGGATCGTACTGGCGCTGCTGGCCGCACTGATCATCGCCCTTGGCATTTTTCTTCTGTGGCGTGGCGAACTGCAATCGCGCGCAGTGCGCTCCATTGTTGTGGAGGGGGCCGGCCGATTCAGTTCTACGGAAATCCTGGCCCTTTCAACGCTGCGCAGCGGCGCGCCCATCGATGATCAAACGATTGCTGCCGCCGAGGCTCGCTTGCGCTTGCATCCGGCGCTGCTTGATGTTCGCATCGAACGTCGCGGCGAGGACCTGGCGATTGTTGTGCATGAACGCCAGTGTGCGGCGCTGGTCAAGCCGGGCAGCGAAGATGCGCTGATATTCGAGATCGATCCAGAGGGCGTCATCCTGGCCGAAAATCGCCTGCGTTGCCCCGACGCTCCGCTGCTCAGCGGACCATTCCGTCGCCAGGGCGAGCGCTTCGATGATCCACAATTGAAGCAACTGCTGGCTGACTTAAGCGCCGTGCGCAGCGCTTATCCGGATCTGGCCCGTCGTATCTCCGAAATTCGTCTGCGGCCAGAGGGCGGCGCGGCGCTTTACCTTTCCCGGTCGCGAGTACGCGTGGAATTGCCAGCGACCTTTGGCGATGCGCTTACCCTGGGCAAACTCTATGCGGCGGTCTCCTACCTGGAACGTCGCGGTCTCCAGCAGGGGGCCATCGATCTTCGCGGCGCCGACGCCGTTATTTCGGCGGGACCATGA
- the ftsA gene encoding cell division protein FtsA, which yields MNETLCCIDIGSSLCHALIGRMQGEDAVEILGVGSTPSRGVRAGAIVNIESAVQCIGEAVREAELMSGQVVEEAVINITGRHLRGENSRGVAAVAARDHVITEGDVFRVIEGAQQVRIPADQEIIHVLSRQFTVDYQDGVRDPVGMSGARLEADVHIVTASSSALANLQKAVHAAGLECLAVVMNSLASAEATLSQEERDLGVAIVDLGGGTTDIVLYVDGGVCYSAVAPLGSLHVSQDLSIGLKLPLEAAELIKRTCGAALASIVDPTERIELPGASGRPARHALRQQAAMIIEPRMREILEMVGEELDRSGQRRALAGGVILTGGGSLLEGVEELAEDVLNLSCSVRAPRNTLGFADRVASPEFSTAVGMLYYASRMTPSTRSEARQRAGGIVTRIRSWLSENL from the coding sequence ATGAACGAAACGCTTTGTTGTATTGATATCGGCTCCAGCCTCTGCCACGCCCTGATCGGTCGTATGCAGGGCGAGGACGCTGTGGAGATTCTTGGCGTGGGTTCCACGCCCTCGCGCGGCGTTCGCGCCGGCGCCATCGTCAACATCGAATCGGCAGTACAGTGCATTGGCGAGGCCGTTCGCGAAGCGGAGCTGATGAGCGGGCAGGTGGTGGAAGAGGCGGTGATCAATATCACCGGACGTCATCTGCGCGGCGAAAACTCGCGCGGCGTGGCCGCTGTGGCGGCGCGCGATCATGTCATTACCGAGGGCGATGTCTTCCGTGTGATCGAAGGCGCGCAGCAGGTGCGCATCCCCGCTGACCAGGAAATCATCCATGTCCTTTCGCGGCAGTTTACCGTCGATTACCAGGATGGCGTGCGCGATCCGGTGGGCATGAGCGGAGCGCGACTGGAAGCGGACGTTCATATCGTTACGGCCAGTTCATCGGCTCTGGCCAATTTGCAGAAGGCGGTGCACGCCGCCGGTCTGGAATGCCTTGCCGTGGTCATGAATTCGCTGGCCAGCGCCGAAGCGACGCTCTCCCAGGAAGAGCGCGATCTGGGCGTCGCCATTGTCGACCTGGGCGGCGGTACGACGGACATTGTGCTGTATGTTGACGGCGGCGTTTGTTATTCGGCGGTGGCGCCGCTCGGCAGTCTGCATGTCAGTCAGGATCTCTCCATCGGGTTGAAGCTGCCGCTGGAAGCGGCGGAGCTCATCAAACGCACCTGCGGCGCCGCACTGGCTTCGATTGTCGATCCGACGGAGCGCATTGAGCTGCCCGGCGCCAGCGGCCGGCCGGCGCGCCATGCCTTGCGGCAGCAAGCGGCGATGATCATCGAGCCGCGCATGCGCGAAATTCTGGAGATGGTTGGCGAGGAACTGGATCGCTCCGGACAGCGTCGGGCGCTGGCCGGCGGCGTGATTCTGACCGGCGGCGGTTCGCTGCTGGAGGGCGTGGAGGAACTTGCCGAGGATGTGCTCAACCTCAGCTGCAGCGTGCGTGCGCCGCGCAATACCCTGGGCTTTGCCGATCGCGTGGCCAGCCCCGAATTTTCCACGGCCGTAGGCATGCTCTATTATGCCAGCCGCATGACGCCCTCCACGCGCAGCGAGGCCAGGCAGCGAGCTGGCGGAATTGTGACGCGCATCCGCAGCTGGCTCTCCGAAAATCTATAA
- the ftsZ gene encoding cell division protein FtsZ: protein MLHLDEEDRSAPTVIKVVGVGGAGMNAVNRMIHAGVQGVEFIAVNTDEQVLRKSLCETRIGIGQKTTRGMGAGGDPDIGLKAALEDRDRLIQALKGADMVFITAGMGGGTGTGAAPIVAEVAREMKALTVGVVTLPFTMEGGKRQEAARRGLEALREKVDTLITIRNDSIFKIIDRSTAVDVAFRMIDEILMNAVKGISDLINTAGLVNVDFADVRAIMGETGDAIMGAGEGGGENRVADAVNQAIHNALLEELSIEGANALLINVCGGEDMSITEWKDVSELITRHADPRANIIIGLTVDPALRERIRVTVLATGFRRRAAEEKRIARAAGEGRRAAWSEYETPVPAPAAPAHQGPTVSIRRSYAPGEEMHEPMARDYSEQRPTQSARGARPAPVNIERGGDSRYDDDLNYDLGDEALAEPMAAGELPPRQRPAPERKAPPQTQSFDPNDLETPAFLRRRK, encoded by the coding sequence ATGTTACATCTGGATGAAGAAGATCGCAGTGCGCCCACCGTAATCAAGGTGGTCGGCGTGGGCGGCGCCGGCATGAACGCCGTCAATCGGATGATCCATGCCGGGGTGCAGGGCGTGGAATTCATTGCCGTCAATACCGATGAACAGGTGTTGCGCAAGTCGCTGTGCGAAACGCGCATCGGTATCGGTCAGAAAACAACGCGCGGGATGGGCGCCGGCGGCGATCCGGATATTGGCCTGAAGGCGGCGCTGGAGGACCGCGACCGTCTGATTCAAGCGTTGAAGGGCGCCGATATGGTCTTCATCACCGCCGGCATGGGCGGCGGCACCGGCACCGGCGCGGCGCCGATCGTGGCTGAGGTGGCGCGCGAAATGAAGGCGCTGACCGTCGGCGTGGTGACGCTGCCTTTCACCATGGAAGGCGGCAAGCGTCAGGAGGCGGCGCGCCGCGGACTGGAAGCTTTGCGCGAGAAGGTGGATACGCTGATCACCATCCGCAACGATTCCATCTTCAAGATTATTGATCGGTCGACGGCGGTAGACGTTGCCTTCCGAATGATCGACGAAATTCTGATGAACGCCGTCAAGGGCATCTCCGATCTGATCAACACCGCCGGTCTGGTGAATGTCGACTTTGCTGATGTGCGCGCCATCATGGGCGAGACCGGCGACGCTATCATGGGCGCTGGCGAAGGCGGCGGCGAAAATCGCGTCGCCGATGCCGTCAATCAGGCCATCCACAATGCCTTGCTGGAAGAACTCAGCATCGAGGGAGCCAATGCGCTGTTGATCAACGTCTGCGGCGGCGAGGACATGAGCATTACGGAGTGGAAGGACGTATCCGAACTGATCACCCGCCATGCCGATCCGCGCGCCAACATCATCATTGGCCTGACCGTCGATCCAGCCTTGCGCGAGCGAATTCGCGTGACTGTGCTGGCCACCGGTTTTCGTCGCCGGGCTGCGGAAGAAAAGCGCATAGCTCGCGCCGCCGGCGAAGGTCGCCGCGCCGCGTGGAGCGAGTACGAAACGCCAGTCCCGGCGCCCGCCGCTCCCGCTCACCAGGGGCCAACGGTAAGCATTCGCAGATCGTATGCTCCCGGCGAGGAAATGCATGAGCCTATGGCTCGCGATTATTCGGAACAGCGCCCGACGCAGAGCGCACGCGGCGCGCGTCCGGCGCCCGTCAACATCGAGCGCGGCGGGGACTCGCGCTATGACGATGATTTGAACTACGACCTGGGCGACGAGGCGCTGGCCGAACCAATGGCGGCCGGCGAGTTGCCGCCGCGTCAGCGTCCGGCCCCAGAACGCAAAGCGCCGCCGCAAACGCAATCCTTCGATCCCAACGATCTGGAGACGCCGGCCTTCTTGCGTCGGCGCAAGTAA